One part of the Acidimicrobiales bacterium genome encodes these proteins:
- a CDS encoding carbonic anhydrase, with the protein MTDHFPIADEFVAANRAFAVDFADADLQVEPTRHVTVVACMDSRMDIFQLLGLGHGEAHVIRNAGGVITDDVIRSLCLSQRFLKTREVVLVHHTDCGLERIVEEEFRTQLLNEVGEAPSWALEAFTDPHDSVRLSMQRLHQSPFLLYKDHIRGFVYSVSTGLMDEVVLAG; encoded by the coding sequence ATGACCGACCACTTCCCGATCGCCGACGAGTTCGTGGCAGCTAACCGGGCGTTCGCCGTCGACTTTGCCGACGCCGACCTCCAGGTCGAACCGACCCGTCACGTGACCGTCGTGGCCTGTATGGACTCCCGGATGGACATCTTCCAGTTACTAGGCCTCGGCCACGGCGAGGCCCACGTGATCCGTAATGCCGGTGGCGTGATCACCGACGACGTCATCCGGTCGCTGTGCCTGTCCCAGCGGTTCCTGAAGACCCGAGAGGTCGTGCTCGTACACCACACCGACTGCGGCCTGGAACGGATCGTCGAGGAAGAGTTCCGGACCCAACTACTCAACGAGGTCGGAGAGGCTCCCTCGTGGGCGTTGGAAGCGTTCACTGACCCTCACGACAGCGTCCGCCTATCGATGCAGCGCCTCCACCAGTCCCCGTTCCTGCTCTACAAGGACCACATTCGTGGTTTCGTCTACAGCGTGTCCACCGGCCTGATGGACGAGGTGGTGTTGGCCGGTTAG
- a CDS encoding AMP-binding protein, with protein MKIPLTVADHLRRAEVVYGDRVAIIDEPDQVAPALPDLTYARTAELARAMAAGLDAMGLDIGARVAMVSHNSARMLVFLYGTSAFGRVGVPVNFRLNAEEVQYIVDHSGAEVLLMDPELETDLGGVKVKHRLLAGNESDSLFLEGVEPRPWTPDEDATATINYTSGTTARPKGVEMTHRNLWLNAAVFGWQSGVNDRDVYLHTLPMFHCNGWGMPYAMTGMGGKHIVLRKVDGPEILRRIEQHGVTLLCGAPAVIAAVLDAAADWDGEIPGSGRMRIVVAGAPPPTRTIERVEVELGWEFIQIYGLTETAPLLTMNRSRAEWDDDTPAERAARLSRAGAPALGVSMSTSPEGELLARTNHVLKSYWDQPDATAEALADDWFHTGDGGVIDEAGYATITDRKKDVIISGGENVSSIEVEDTLFSHPAVAEVAVIGVPDEKWGETIKALVVLADGESVDERALIDHCRESLAHFKCPTSVEFREELSRTATGKLQKFKLRAPYWVGMEKQIN; from the coding sequence ATGAAAATCCCGCTGACCGTTGCCGACCACCTGCGCCGGGCCGAGGTCGTCTACGGAGACCGGGTCGCCATTATCGACGAGCCCGACCAGGTTGCCCCAGCACTCCCCGACCTCACCTACGCACGGACCGCCGAGTTGGCACGGGCCATGGCCGCGGGCCTGGACGCCATGGGCCTCGACATCGGAGCGCGGGTGGCCATGGTCAGCCACAACTCAGCACGAATGCTGGTGTTCCTCTATGGAACGAGTGCCTTCGGACGGGTCGGGGTACCGGTCAACTTCCGCCTTAACGCCGAGGAGGTCCAGTACATCGTGGACCACTCGGGAGCCGAAGTTCTTCTCATGGACCCAGAGTTGGAGACCGACCTGGGTGGCGTGAAGGTGAAGCACCGTCTGTTGGCCGGCAACGAGTCGGACTCGCTGTTCCTCGAAGGGGTCGAACCCCGACCATGGACCCCGGACGAGGACGCCACCGCCACCATCAACTACACAAGCGGCACTACGGCCCGCCCGAAGGGCGTCGAGATGACCCACCGGAACCTGTGGCTGAACGCCGCCGTGTTCGGATGGCAATCGGGTGTGAACGACCGGGACGTCTACCTCCACACCCTGCCCATGTTCCACTGCAACGGCTGGGGCATGCCGTACGCAATGACTGGCATGGGCGGCAAGCACATCGTGCTCCGCAAGGTCGACGGACCCGAGATCCTCCGACGCATCGAGCAGCACGGGGTGACCCTCCTGTGTGGCGCCCCGGCGGTCATCGCCGCCGTGCTGGACGCGGCGGCAGACTGGGACGGCGAGATCCCCGGATCGGGACGCATGCGAATTGTGGTGGCCGGAGCACCGCCTCCCACCCGAACAATCGAGCGGGTTGAAGTCGAGTTGGGTTGGGAGTTCATCCAGATCTACGGACTGACCGAGACCGCCCCGCTGTTGACCATGAACCGTTCACGGGCCGAGTGGGACGACGACACCCCAGCTGAACGGGCGGCCCGCCTGTCACGAGCCGGGGCACCGGCTCTCGGTGTGTCCATGTCGACCTCGCCGGAGGGCGAGTTGCTGGCCCGAACCAACCACGTGCTGAAGAGCTACTGGGACCAACCGGACGCCACCGCCGAAGCACTGGCCGACGACTGGTTTCACACCGGAGACGGCGGGGTGATCGACGAGGCGGGGTACGCCACGATCACCGACCGTAAAAAAGACGTGATCATCTCAGGTGGCGAGAACGTGTCGTCGATTGAGGTGGAAGACACCCTGTTCTCGCACCCAGCGGTCGCTGAGGTGGCGGTGATCGGCGTGCCCGACGAGAAGTGGGGTGAGACGATCAAGGCCCTGGTCGTGCTGGCCGACGGGGAGTCGGTCGACGAGCGGGCCCTGATTGACCACTGTCGAGAATCTCTGGCCCACTTCAAGTGCCCCACATCGGTGGAGTTTCGCGAGGAACTGTCCCGGACGGCTACCGGCAAGTTGCAGAAGTTCAAACTGCGCGCCCCCTACTGGGTGGGTATGGAGAAGCAAATCAACTAG
- a CDS encoding chorismate mutase: MEDDEVLDGYRTSIDNIDAALIHLLAERFKVTRMVGAHKAAAGMAPADPDREAEQVQRMRDLGEAAGLDPVFSEKFLRFVIDEVIRHHERAGNGG, translated from the coding sequence GTGGAAGACGACGAGGTTCTGGACGGGTACCGGACGAGCATCGACAACATCGACGCCGCCTTGATCCACCTACTAGCCGAGCGGTTCAAGGTGACCCGCATGGTGGGGGCTCACAAGGCGGCGGCTGGCATGGCGCCGGCTGATCCCGACCGGGAGGCCGAGCAGGTGCAGCGAATGCGGGATCTGGGAGAGGCGGCGGGCCTGGATCCGGTGTTTAGCGAGAAGTTTCTGCGATTCGTGATCGACGAGGTGATCCGCCACCACGAGCGGGCAGGGAACGGGGGCTGA
- a CDS encoding ferritin-like domain-containing protein has product MTTTEPMPGEQTIDGEFDFRAYANDPDRISDFSVFNDDVTSLIHTVEDNADAIFTWGYGKGERASLDKLYEKAKTSQWNGQTDLDWSTDVDPYAVLAPANPEEVAYFAENPRSPLHKLTEDEWADLGVESMNWSLSQFMHGEQGALLCTAKIVETVPWIDAKYYAATQVVDEARHVEVFAQYLDQKLDGIKYPVNTHLGTLLDDILQDSRWDMTYLGMQIMVEGLALAAFGFMHQTTEEPLLKKLLRYVMSDEARHVAFGVLSLQEVYQELTVAELRERQEFAFEAALRMRDRFMRQEVWERMGVDVKEMVQFTLAMPDDLRLFQRLLFSKIVPNCKKLGLLDAGDGWLRDRFTDIGVIQFEDWVDTGEEYADLDEVAKDREMAEG; this is encoded by the coding sequence ATGACCACCACCGAGCCGATGCCCGGCGAGCAGACCATCGACGGCGAGTTCGACTTCCGTGCCTACGCCAACGACCCGGACCGGATCAGCGACTTCTCCGTATTCAACGACGATGTGACCTCGCTGATCCACACCGTGGAAGACAACGCCGATGCCATCTTCACCTGGGGCTACGGAAAGGGTGAGCGGGCCAGCCTCGACAAGCTGTACGAGAAGGCCAAGACCTCGCAGTGGAACGGCCAAACCGACCTGGACTGGTCGACCGACGTGGACCCGTACGCCGTCCTGGCTCCGGCCAACCCCGAGGAGGTGGCCTACTTCGCCGAGAACCCTCGCTCGCCGCTCCACAAACTGACTGAAGACGAGTGGGCCGACCTGGGCGTCGAGTCCATGAACTGGAGCCTCAGCCAGTTCATGCACGGCGAGCAGGGCGCCCTGCTGTGCACGGCCAAGATCGTCGAGACAGTGCCGTGGATCGATGCCAAGTACTACGCCGCCACCCAGGTGGTCGACGAGGCCCGACACGTCGAGGTCTTCGCCCAGTACCTGGACCAGAAGTTGGACGGCATCAAGTACCCGGTCAACACCCACCTGGGGACACTGCTCGACGACATCCTTCAGGACAGCCGTTGGGACATGACCTACCTGGGCATGCAGATCATGGTGGAAGGGCTAGCCCTGGCTGCCTTTGGCTTCATGCACCAGACCACCGAGGAGCCGCTGCTCAAGAAGTTGCTTCGCTACGTCATGTCCGACGAGGCCCGACACGTGGCCTTCGGGGTGCTCAGCCTCCAGGAGGTGTACCAGGAACTCACCGTGGCCGAGCTACGCGAACGGCAGGAGTTTGCCTTTGAGGCGGCCCTGCGGATGCGGGACCGATTCATGCGCCAGGAGGTCTGGGAGCGCATGGGGGTCGACGTCAAGGAGATGGTGCAGTTCACCTTGGCCATGCCTGACGACTTGAGGCTCTTCCAGCGGCTGCTGTTCTCCAAGATCGTCCCCAACTGCAAGAAGTTGGGCCTGCTGGACGCCGGCGACGGATGGCTGCGGGACCGGTTCACCGACATCGGCGTGATCCAGTTCGAGGACTGGGTGGACACCGGCGAGGAATACGCCGACCTCGACGAGGTGGCCAAGGACCGGGAAATGGCCGAGGGCTGA
- a CDS encoding ferritin-like domain-containing protein, which produces MTITEPQTTGDDSGNQAEPTEFDLLMESVRAEFDTQFTWDYERGRDGLNRLYEKAKRSQWNVSDDLDWSTPVDPERMIRLQAEATGIPAGMPARSLLDVKGSPVASWDEDQWVEFALHSQAASLSQFLHGEQGALLCTARLVESVPWIEAKYYGATQVVDEARHVEAFARYLDEKMPTTYPINENLKTLLDTVLRDERWDLVYLGMQVVIEGLALAAFGLMLGTTQEPLLKKMLRYVMADEARHVAFGILSLQEIYDDLPAAEFRERQEFAYEACDMMRRRTLNAELWPRFGIENAEIEALLPRQSSQQALQRLLFSKIVPNCKKLGLLDHRDGWLRERFQEMGVIQYEDWENTAEALTIGDAVEPIFADPTTDRLSPNDD; this is translated from the coding sequence ATGACCATCACTGAACCTCAAACCACCGGGGACGACAGCGGGAACCAGGCCGAGCCCACCGAGTTCGACCTCCTCATGGAATCGGTCCGAGCCGAGTTCGACACGCAGTTCACCTGGGACTACGAGCGGGGCCGCGACGGCCTGAACCGCCTCTACGAAAAAGCCAAGCGTTCGCAGTGGAACGTCAGCGACGATCTCGACTGGTCGACCCCCGTCGACCCCGAGCGCATGATCCGCCTCCAGGCCGAAGCGACCGGCATCCCAGCTGGCATGCCGGCCCGCAGCCTGCTCGACGTCAAGGGCTCCCCCGTCGCCTCGTGGGACGAAGACCAGTGGGTGGAGTTCGCCCTCCACTCCCAAGCCGCCTCCCTCAGCCAGTTCCTCCACGGAGAGCAGGGCGCCCTGCTGTGCACAGCCCGGCTCGTTGAGTCCGTGCCGTGGATCGAGGCGAAGTACTACGGCGCCACCCAGGTGGTCGACGAGGCCCGCCACGTCGAGGCGTTCGCCCGGTACCTCGACGAGAAGATGCCCACCACCTACCCGATCAACGAAAACCTGAAAACCTTGCTTGACACGGTGCTCCGGGACGAACGGTGGGACCTCGTCTACCTCGGCATGCAGGTGGTCATCGAAGGCCTCGCCCTGGCGGCCTTTGGGCTGATGCTCGGGACCACCCAGGAACCTCTACTCAAGAAGATGCTTCGGTACGTCATGGCCGACGAGGCTCGGCACGTGGCATTCGGGATCCTCTCGCTGCAAGAGATCTACGACGACCTACCGGCCGCCGAGTTCCGGGAGCGCCAGGAGTTCGCCTACGAGGCGTGCGACATGATGCGCCGACGCACCCTGAACGCCGAACTCTGGCCGCGCTTCGGCATCGAGAACGCCGAAATCGAAGCACTGCTCCCCAGACAGAGTTCCCAGCAGGCCCTCCAACGCCTCCTGTTCTCCAAGATCGTCCCCAACTGCAAGAAGCTCGGTCTGCTCGACCACCGGGACGGCTGGCTGCGGGAACGCTTCCAGGAGATGGGCGTCATCCAGTACGAGGACTGGGAGAACACTGCCGAGGCCCTAACCATCGGTGACGCCGTGGAACCCATCTTCGCCGACCCGACCACCGACCGACTATCGCCGAACGACGACTGA
- a CDS encoding TetR/AcrR family transcriptional regulator has translation MADQETIQTDEAWRPGDDLTHRLLHAAAEVFAEKGYERAGVAEIARRAGVTTGAIYSRYGGKAELLLEAVDHHVPDSIDNILNGGSAVSSPTEVLSSLGDHLLDPLDGGHALFLEAVVAARRDPDLADRLRRRVEEEDRRLGKLVDEATTEGLFDPGLDEQSVVRLAHAIGFGMLLTRSMGLELPAGENWHEVINRVIAGLAGPPTGETATAGDLT, from the coding sequence GTGGCAGATCAGGAAACGATCCAGACTGACGAGGCCTGGCGCCCCGGCGACGACCTGACCCATCGCCTGTTACACGCGGCAGCCGAGGTGTTCGCCGAGAAGGGCTACGAGCGGGCCGGAGTTGCCGAGATCGCCCGTCGGGCCGGGGTAACCACCGGCGCTATCTACAGCCGGTACGGCGGCAAGGCCGAACTGCTCCTGGAAGCGGTCGACCACCACGTACCCGACTCCATCGACAACATCCTGAACGGCGGATCAGCCGTCAGCTCCCCCACCGAGGTCTTGTCCAGCCTCGGCGACCACCTCCTCGACCCGCTGGATGGTGGGCACGCCCTCTTCCTGGAGGCCGTAGTGGCGGCCCGCCGCGACCCCGACCTGGCTGACCGCCTACGCCGCCGGGTCGAAGAAGAGGATCGGCGCCTCGGCAAGCTGGTAGACGAGGCCACCACCGAGGGCCTGTTCGACCCGGGGCTAGACGAGCAGTCCGTGGTCCGCCTGGCCCACGCCATCGGCTTCGGGATGCTGTTGACCCGCTCCATGGGCCTGGAACTCCCCGCGGGCGAGAACTGGCACGAGGTGATCAACCGGGTGATCGCTGGCCTGGCCGGTCCACCCACCGGGGAAACGGCGACCGCCGGAGATCTGACATGA
- a CDS encoding LLM class F420-dependent oxidoreductase: MHFGVCFFPTAYAISPLELGPALEERGFESVWLAEHSHIPASRTSPWPGGPDLPQMYYDTLDPFVTLGAMAATTTTLRLGTGITLVIQRDPIHTAKEVASLDVLSGGRVLFGVGAGWNLEEMADHGTDPDRRFGLMRERVEAMKAVWTSEVAEYHGDQVGFDPMYQNPKPVQSPHPPVHVGGVAPGGLRRAVAYGDGWIPIGGRTNVDGAELSALRAEACAAAGRDPTTLEISIYYASPDPAVLANLAEHGIERVAFAVPSAPRDEVLPVLDRYAEVMSSL, translated from the coding sequence ATGCACTTCGGTGTCTGCTTCTTCCCCACGGCTTACGCCATCAGTCCCCTCGAACTGGGACCTGCTCTCGAGGAACGCGGCTTCGAGTCGGTCTGGTTGGCCGAGCACAGCCACATTCCAGCATCACGCACCTCGCCGTGGCCCGGTGGACCGGATCTTCCACAGATGTACTACGACACCCTGGATCCGTTCGTGACCCTGGGCGCCATGGCAGCAACTACCACGACCCTGAGGTTGGGTACCGGCATCACCCTCGTCATTCAACGGGATCCCATCCACACTGCCAAGGAGGTGGCCAGCCTCGACGTGTTGTCCGGAGGGCGTGTCCTGTTCGGCGTCGGAGCCGGCTGGAACCTGGAGGAGATGGCCGACCACGGCACCGACCCCGATCGCCGGTTCGGCCTGATGCGAGAGCGGGTGGAGGCCATGAAGGCCGTTTGGACTTCTGAGGTTGCCGAGTATCACGGCGATCAGGTCGGCTTCGACCCGATGTACCAGAATCCCAAACCGGTCCAGTCTCCGCACCCACCCGTCCACGTCGGTGGCGTAGCCCCCGGGGGACTGCGTCGGGCTGTGGCCTACGGCGACGGGTGGATCCCCATCGGCGGACGAACAAACGTCGATGGGGCGGAACTCTCCGCCCTCCGGGCCGAGGCCTGTGCGGCAGCCGGGCGCGATCCGACCACCCTGGAGATCTCCATCTACTACGCCTCGCCCGATCCGGCCGTCCTGGCCAACCTGGCCGAGCACGGAATCGAACGGGTGGCCTTTGCCGTACCGTCGGCGCCTCGGGACGAGGTCCTACCGGTCCTCGACCGGTACGCCGAGGTGATGTCCTCGCTCTAG
- the katG gene encoding catalase/peroxidase HPI produces MSDDASACPFSGANTTKGSTATEDWWPEQLDLRILHQHDRKSNPMGEDFDYAQAFNSLDYEALKADIAAVMTDSQDWWPADFGHYGGLMIRLTWHAAGTYRVGDGRGGGGTGAQRFAPLNSWPDNANLDRARRLLWPVKQKYGRAISWADLLILAGNVALESMGFKTFGFGGGREDIWAPEEDIYWGAEREWLADERYSGDRELETPLGAVQMGLIYVNPEGPNANPDPVAAGRDIRETFGRMAMNDEETVALIAGGHTVGKTHGAAPDTDVGPEPEGASLEEQGLGWKNPHGSGMGNDTITSGLEGIWTSTPNQWNNDFFKHLFEFEWELFQSPAGANQWRPKDGAGDDRVPDPHDPDSRHHPTFLTTDLALRFDPEYEKISRRFLENPAEFEDAFARAWFKLLHRDMGPNDRYLGPEVPDEDLIWQDPVPAGPQLSSDQIGALKGAILDTGLSVQQLVATAWASASTFRGTDLRGGANGARIRLAPQKDWEVNQVAGVADVITALESVQSDFDGEVSIADLIVLGGCAAVEKAAADAGHNISVPFSPGRGDASQEMTEVDSFAYLEPTADGFRNYLSPIHKRPAEGLLVDKAFLLNLTAPEMTVLVGGMRALDVNVGGAQHGVFTDRPGQLTTDFFVNLLDMGTEWKASESSEGVFEGRSRETGEVRWTGTAADLVFGSNSQLRALAEVYACDDSHSKFVDDFVAAWHKVMSLDRFDLA; encoded by the coding sequence ATGTCAGACGACGCAAGTGCGTGCCCATTCTCCGGCGCGAACACCACGAAAGGGAGCACGGCCACCGAAGACTGGTGGCCCGAACAGTTGGATCTGAGGATCCTGCACCAGCACGATCGCAAGTCGAACCCGATGGGCGAGGACTTCGACTATGCCCAAGCCTTCAACTCCCTCGACTATGAGGCGTTGAAAGCCGACATCGCCGCGGTAATGACGGACTCGCAGGATTGGTGGCCTGCTGACTTCGGCCACTACGGCGGACTCATGATTCGGCTGACGTGGCACGCAGCCGGCACCTACCGCGTCGGTGACGGCCGTGGTGGAGGCGGGACCGGCGCGCAGCGTTTTGCCCCCCTCAACAGTTGGCCGGACAACGCCAACCTGGACAGGGCACGACGCCTGCTGTGGCCGGTGAAGCAGAAGTATGGCCGCGCTATCTCGTGGGCCGACCTGCTCATCCTGGCCGGCAACGTTGCACTCGAGTCCATGGGATTCAAGACATTCGGCTTCGGCGGTGGGCGCGAGGACATCTGGGCGCCCGAAGAGGACATCTACTGGGGCGCTGAGCGCGAGTGGCTAGCCGATGAGCGCTACAGCGGTGACCGCGAGCTCGAGACGCCTCTCGGCGCCGTTCAGATGGGTCTCATCTACGTGAATCCGGAAGGGCCCAACGCAAACCCCGACCCAGTGGCGGCCGGGCGTGACATTCGCGAGACGTTCGGGCGGATGGCCATGAACGACGAGGAGACGGTGGCCCTCATCGCTGGTGGTCACACGGTTGGGAAGACCCATGGTGCTGCCCCGGATACCGACGTGGGACCGGAGCCCGAGGGCGCAAGCCTGGAGGAACAGGGCCTTGGATGGAAGAACCCTCACGGCTCCGGCATGGGCAATGACACCATCACCAGCGGTCTCGAGGGCATTTGGACGTCCACGCCGAACCAGTGGAACAACGACTTCTTCAAGCACCTGTTCGAGTTCGAATGGGAACTGTTCCAAAGCCCGGCAGGCGCCAACCAATGGCGACCGAAAGACGGTGCTGGCGATGACCGCGTGCCCGATCCGCACGACCCCGACTCTCGCCACCATCCAACCTTCCTGACAACAGACCTCGCGCTGCGCTTCGATCCGGAGTATGAGAAAATCTCGCGGCGATTCCTCGAGAACCCAGCGGAGTTCGAGGATGCGTTCGCTCGGGCGTGGTTCAAGTTGCTGCACCGAGATATGGGGCCCAACGACCGGTACCTCGGTCCTGAAGTTCCCGACGAGGATCTGATCTGGCAGGATCCCGTACCCGCTGGACCGCAGCTCAGCAGCGACCAAATCGGCGCGCTCAAGGGCGCGATCCTCGACACCGGCCTGTCGGTCCAGCAACTGGTGGCAACCGCCTGGGCCTCTGCGTCAACGTTCCGTGGCACGGATCTCCGGGGCGGTGCCAACGGCGCCCGCATCCGGCTGGCCCCCCAGAAGGACTGGGAGGTGAATCAGGTTGCCGGTGTCGCCGATGTCATCACGGCGTTGGAAAGCGTCCAATCAGACTTCGATGGAGAGGTGTCAATCGCCGATCTGATCGTGCTGGGAGGGTGCGCCGCTGTCGAGAAGGCCGCAGCCGACGCCGGTCACAACATCTCTGTTCCGTTCAGCCCGGGCCGTGGAGATGCCAGCCAGGAGATGACCGAAGTCGACTCGTTTGCATACCTGGAACCGACAGCGGATGGCTTCCGCAACTACTTGTCGCCCATCCACAAGCGTCCTGCCGAGGGGTTGCTTGTCGACAAGGCATTCCTTCTGAACCTCACCGCGCCCGAGATGACGGTGCTGGTCGGCGGTATGCGAGCACTGGACGTCAATGTGGGCGGCGCCCAGCACGGTGTGTTCACCGACCGGCCCGGCCAGCTCACCACGGACTTCTTCGTCAACCTGCTCGATATGGGCACGGAGTGGAAGGCCTCCGAGTCATCAGAAGGCGTGTTTGAGGGCCGTTCTCGCGAGACGGGCGAAGTGCGCTGGACCGGCACTGCCGCCGATCTCGTATTCGGCTCCAACTCGCAGTTGCGAGCCCTCGCTGAGGTGTACGCGTGCGACGACAGCCACTCGAAGTTCGTGGATGACTTCGTTGCCGCTTGGCACAAAGTCATGAGCCTCGACCGGTTCGACCTGGCCTGA
- a CDS encoding Rdx family protein: MGAAEDLLANYQHVIEDLRLVTGENGVFDVTVDGDLIYSKAQTGRHAEPGEVLGLFANLMGPDVSRYGEE, translated from the coding sequence GTGGGCGCGGCTGAGGACCTGCTGGCCAACTACCAGCACGTCATTGAGGACCTTCGGCTGGTCACGGGCGAGAACGGCGTGTTCGACGTGACAGTCGACGGGGACCTGATCTACTCCAAGGCCCAGACCGGCCGCCACGCCGAACCCGGCGAGGTACTGGGCCTGTTCGCGAATCTCATGGGACCAGACGTATCCCGCTACGGCGAAGAATGA
- a CDS encoding diacylglycerol kinase family lipid kinase, translated as MSHVALLVNPAARQGRAASQVDRVLARLREHGVEPLVLDSSSADVAQAAAHHAVVAGVERIVAFGGDGIVHLATGAVAGTSTVLGIVAGGTGNDAAEALGLAGGSLEDRVDRSLKDPTAVDVITKVDDDGSLSRPSHAVTSCVAGFPAAVNVRAEAMRVPRGPSRYTVATLLGIPTMRPGLFRLVLDGKEREERAAVLVVANTGLFGGGMRICPDAVPDDGLLDVCLVGDVGRLDLLRSFGKVRTGAHLDHPDVSVHQAAEVRMEAIDADPLVRADGEPFGSMPCTLAARPGALWVAGATTRPPGRV; from the coding sequence ATGTCGCATGTGGCACTCCTGGTGAACCCGGCAGCCCGCCAAGGGCGGGCCGCCAGCCAGGTGGACCGGGTGCTAGCCCGGCTCCGGGAGCACGGCGTAGAGCCGCTAGTCCTTGACTCGTCGTCGGCCGACGTTGCCCAGGCGGCCGCCCACCACGCGGTAGTGGCGGGCGTTGAGCGGATAGTGGCCTTCGGCGGAGACGGGATCGTGCACCTGGCGACCGGGGCGGTAGCCGGGACGTCCACCGTGTTGGGCATCGTGGCCGGCGGGACCGGCAACGACGCCGCCGAGGCCCTCGGCCTGGCTGGAGGGTCCCTGGAGGACCGCGTCGACCGCTCCCTGAAAGACCCGACAGCGGTAGACGTGATCACAAAGGTGGACGACGACGGGTCTCTTTCTCGCCCGTCCCACGCGGTAACCAGTTGTGTCGCCGGCTTCCCGGCAGCCGTCAATGTCCGGGCCGAGGCCATGAGGGTCCCCCGGGGGCCGTCCCGCTACACGGTGGCCACCCTCCTCGGGATCCCGACGATGCGGCCAGGGCTGTTTCGGCTCGTCCTCGATGGCAAGGAGCGCGAGGAGCGCGCTGCCGTGCTGGTGGTGGCTAACACCGGCCTATTCGGCGGCGGGATGCGGATCTGCCCTGATGCCGTTCCCGACGACGGGCTGCTGGACGTGTGCCTCGTCGGCGACGTTGGCCGCCTCGATCTGTTGCGGTCCTTCGGGAAGGTCCGGACCGGCGCCCACCTCGACCATCCCGACGTTTCGGTCCACCAGGCGGCCGAGGTCCGCATGGAGGCCATCGACGCTGACCCGCTGGTGAGAGCCGACGGAGAGCCTTTCGGGTCGATGCCGTGCACCCTGGCCGCCCGCCCGGGAGCCCTCTGGGTTGCCGGAGCCACGACCCGACCGCCTGGCCGCGTCTAA
- a CDS encoding urate hydroxylase PuuD, with translation MELFSDWMGMTGGGQAVGRYAHYLGGITWIGLLYFFNFIQGAAFGEMSDGARGEALRKITWRTLWWFRWAAALTWVSGIWILAHQELLHEMDYWRSASGMGIAFGAVLGTTMAANVWMVIWPAQKIAIGSSVRVSEGGEADSEAPAAAKRAGRASRVNTLFSIPLIFFMMWPSHFGMNFGNPDSGARATIWIVFAVIWIVMELSALGKVGGYDSAINKKVLDKHQDTIVYGLAITVVLHLLFEIVA, from the coding sequence GTGGAACTGTTCAGTGACTGGATGGGGATGACCGGGGGCGGCCAGGCCGTCGGCCGGTATGCCCACTATCTGGGTGGGATTACCTGGATCGGCCTCCTGTACTTCTTTAACTTCATCCAAGGCGCGGCCTTCGGTGAGATGAGCGACGGGGCCCGAGGCGAGGCGCTGCGCAAGATCACCTGGCGGACCCTGTGGTGGTTCCGTTGGGCGGCTGCCCTTACCTGGGTGTCGGGTATCTGGATCCTCGCCCACCAGGAGTTGCTCCACGAGATGGACTACTGGAGGTCGGCCTCCGGTATGGGAATCGCCTTCGGCGCCGTGCTGGGCACGACCATGGCAGCCAACGTATGGATGGTCATCTGGCCGGCCCAGAAGATCGCCATTGGGTCCTCGGTGCGGGTGTCAGAGGGTGGTGAGGCCGACTCGGAGGCCCCGGCAGCGGCCAAACGGGCCGGACGGGCCAGCCGAGTCAACACGCTGTTCTCGATCCCGCTGATCTTCTTCATGATGTGGCCCAGCCATTTCGGCATGAACTTCGGCAACCCGGACTCCGGTGCCCGCGCCACCATCTGGATCGTCTTCGCGGTGATCTGGATCGTGATGGAACTCTCGGCCCTCGGCAAAGTGGGCGGCTACGACAGCGCCATCAACAAGAAGGTGCTGGACAAGCACCAGGACACCATCGTGTACGGCCTGGCCATCACCGTCGTGTTGCACCTGCTCTTCGAAATCGTCGCCTGA